A single genomic interval of Syntrophaceae bacterium harbors:
- a CDS encoding PAS domain S-box protein: MALLNLLTLQILDALVRIEAWSESAILDNEDSPTITALGLFLVLLFGLLRRCAVRIRGDAEAQRRACRTAREGPCGDRVDPGEYRFDLQGRIVDVPRGAENLLGADRESILGSLFSRFLREKDVPPVIDGFIRVLRGESVDGLRVILRRADGSLVPARMDLHPVVRAGEIDGVRGLLRASPGTASIARRETGRTGLCVYIFRKGEMLYVNPRFAESCGYGRHEISSVDPMQIIHPADRSRVRRSNIGQMKGEPGASCDFRLVTKDGRVRWVRARVRPVTYRGQKALLGNLVVMSAREQTLQGRGDTGGRRSAAARCGCSAPV, translated from the coding sequence ATGGCTCTCCTCAACCTACTCACGCTGCAGATTTTGGATGCTCTCGTCAGGATCGAGGCCTGGAGCGAATCGGCCATCCTCGACAATGAAGACAGCCCCACGATCACGGCCCTGGGCCTGTTTCTGGTTCTCCTGTTCGGGTTGTTGCGGCGCTGTGCCGTCCGGATCAGAGGGGATGCCGAAGCGCAGCGGCGGGCCTGTCGCACCGCGCGCGAGGGCCCGTGCGGTGACCGGGTGGATCCCGGGGAGTACCGCTTCGACCTCCAGGGCCGCATCGTCGATGTCCCCCGCGGGGCGGAGAACCTGCTCGGGGCTGACCGCGAGTCGATCCTCGGCTCCCTGTTCAGCCGCTTCCTGCGGGAAAAGGACGTGCCCCCGGTGATCGACGGGTTCATCCGCGTGCTGCGCGGCGAGAGCGTCGACGGTCTGAGGGTTATCCTGCGAAGGGCCGATGGTTCTCTCGTGCCGGCCCGCATGGACCTGCACCCCGTCGTGCGCGCCGGGGAAATCGACGGGGTGCGCGGGTTGTTGAGAGCCTCGCCCGGGACTGCCTCGATTGCACGGCGGGAAACCGGCCGGACGGGTTTATGCGTCTACATCTTCCGCAAGGGGGAGATGCTGTACGTGAACCCGCGCTTCGCGGAGAGCTGCGGGTACGGGCGGCACGAAATCTCGTCCGTTGACCCGATGCAGATCATCCACCCCGCCGACCGTTCCAGGGTGCGCCGGAGCAACATCGGCCAGATGAAGGGGGAACCGGGGGCCTCCTGCGACTTCCGGCTCGTCACGAAGGACGGCCGAGTGCGGTGGGTTCGAGCCAGGGTTCGTCCCGTGACGTATCGCGGGCAGAAGGCGCTTCTCGGAAACCTCGTCGTCATGTCCGCCAGGGAGCAGACCCTGCAAGGCCGGGGGGACACAGGCGGCCGCAGGTCCGCTGCCGCACGCTGCGGCTGTTCCGCACCGGTTTGA